A stretch of the bacterium SCSIO 12827 genome encodes the following:
- the mtaB gene encoding tRNA (N(6)-L-threonylcarbamoyladenosine(37)-C(2))-methylthiotransferase MtaB: MSGADVITLGCRLNAFESEVMRANAARAGLADTIIVNTCAVTAEAERQARQAIRRARRDRPGAKVIVTGCAAQLDPAKYAAMPEVDRVMGNEEKLDPTAYAALGNPDGPEIQVADIMTIKETAAHLIDGFDGRARAFVQVQQGCDHRCTFCIIPFARGNNRSLAMGAIADQVRALVARGYREVVLTGVDICSYGTDLPGNPTLGQLVRRLLKAVPELERLRLSSLDPAAMDDELFRALAEEARLMPHLHLSLQAMDDMVLKRMKRRHSRDDAYKVAERARALRPDLVLGADLIAGFPTETQAMHDNTLAAVRDLDLVHLHVFPYSEREGTPAARMPTVDVPERKARAAELRDAGAANLDRFLAASVGQTVPVLIERDAMGYSPQYAPVHLDASVAEGAVVAARITGVRPGGLTGTAA, translated from the coding sequence ATGAGCGGTGCGGATGTCATCACCCTGGGGTGCCGCCTGAACGCCTTCGAAAGCGAAGTCATGCGCGCCAACGCGGCCCGCGCCGGGTTGGCCGACACCATCATCGTCAATACCTGCGCCGTCACGGCCGAGGCCGAACGCCAAGCCCGCCAGGCGATCCGCCGTGCGCGCCGCGACCGCCCGGGGGCCAAGGTCATCGTTACCGGCTGCGCGGCGCAGCTCGACCCCGCGAAATATGCCGCCATGCCGGAAGTCGACCGCGTCATGGGCAACGAGGAAAAGCTCGACCCCACTGCCTATGCAGCGCTCGGCAATCCGGACGGCCCGGAAATCCAGGTTGCCGACATCATGACGATCAAGGAAACGGCGGCCCATCTGATCGACGGTTTCGACGGCCGCGCCCGCGCCTTCGTTCAGGTGCAGCAGGGCTGCGACCACCGCTGCACCTTCTGCATCATCCCTTTCGCGCGCGGCAACAACCGCTCCCTCGCCATGGGCGCCATCGCCGATCAGGTACGGGCATTGGTCGCCCGGGGCTACCGCGAGGTCGTGCTGACCGGCGTCGATATCTGTTCCTACGGTACGGACCTGCCGGGCAATCCGACTTTGGGCCAGCTGGTGCGGCGACTGCTCAAGGCGGTGCCGGAACTGGAACGCTTGCGCCTGTCGTCCCTCGACCCCGCCGCCATGGATGACGAGCTGTTTCGCGCACTTGCCGAGGAAGCGCGCCTGATGCCGCATCTGCATCTGTCGCTCCAGGCCATGGACGACATGGTCCTGAAGCGCATGAAGCGCCGCCACAGCCGCGATGACGCCTACAAAGTTGCCGAGCGTGCCCGTGCCCTGCGCCCCGATCTGGTTCTGGGCGCCGACCTGATTGCGGGCTTCCCGACCGAAACGCAGGCCATGCACGACAACACGCTTGCCGCCGTGCGCGACCTCGACTTGGTTCATCTGCACGTGTTTCCCTATTCGGAACGGGAGGGCACACCGGCGGCCAGGATGCCGACCGTGGACGTGCCGGAACGCAAGGCCCGTGCGGCGGAATTGCGCGATGCGGGCGCGGCCAACCTTGACCGCTTCCTCGCCGCCAGTGTGGGGCAGACCGTACCGGTGCTGATCGAACGCGACGCCATGGGCTACAGCCCCCAATACGCGCCCGTGCATCTGGATGCCTCGGTCGCCGAGGGTGCGGTCGTCGCCGCGCGGATCACCGGCGTGCGGCCCGGCGGTCTGACAGGCACCGCGGCCTGA
- the trmD gene encoding tRNA (guanosine(37)-N1)-methyltransferase TrmD, with the protein MSGWTAKVLTIFPEMFPGPLGCSLAGTALEKGIWALETVDIRDFASDKHRSVDDAPFGGGPGMVMRPDVVDGAIRSAREGAADLPFIYLTPRGRPLGQKRVAELAAGPGMILLCGRFEGVDQRVLEAQDAEEISLGDFVLSGGEPAALVVLDACLRLLPGVMGKDASLEEESFERGLLEYPHYTRPQEWQGRKVPEVLVSGHHEKIATWRQRQAEEITRDRRPDLWAAHERT; encoded by the coding sequence ATGAGCGGTTGGACGGCCAAGGTACTGACGATCTTCCCGGAAATGTTCCCGGGACCGCTTGGTTGCTCGCTTGCCGGAACGGCGCTTGAAAAGGGCATCTGGGCCCTGGAAACGGTGGACATTCGCGACTTTGCAAGCGATAAACACCGCTCCGTGGACGATGCCCCCTTTGGCGGCGGCCCCGGCATGGTGATGCGGCCCGACGTGGTCGACGGCGCCATCCGGAGCGCCCGGGAAGGTGCTGCGGATCTGCCGTTCATCTATCTGACCCCCCGGGGCCGGCCATTGGGCCAGAAACGGGTGGCGGAATTGGCGGCGGGGCCTGGGATGATCCTGCTGTGTGGTCGGTTCGAGGGCGTCGACCAACGGGTGCTGGAAGCCCAGGACGCGGAAGAGATATCGCTTGGCGATTTCGTCCTGTCGGGGGGCGAGCCGGCGGCCCTGGTGGTGTTGGATGCCTGCCTTCGTCTGTTGCCGGGCGTGATGGGCAAGGACGCATCGCTGGAGGAAGAGAGTTTCGAGCGGGGATTGCTGGAGTATCCCCACTACACGCGGCCCCAGGAATGGCAGGGCCGCAAGGTGCCGGAGGTTCTGGTTTCCGGGCACCACGAGAAAATAGCAACCTGGCGCCAGCGCCAGGCGGAGGAAATCACCCGCGACCGGCGGCCCGATCTTTGGGCGGCGCACGAGCGGACCTAG
- the rimM gene encoding 16S rRNA processing protein RimM, whose protein sequence is MTGGEGKTPERVCLGVIVGARGLKGDLKVKSFAQVPEDLTAYGPLEDETGSRRIDLRITGQTKDVLIARAEGVGDRTAADKLKGLRLFVGRDRLPPPNEDEYYYSDLIGLAVEVPQGNLGTVRQVFDFGAGDVLEIAGGDFGTVMVPFTRAIVPVVDLDGGRLVVDPPDGLLDDNGPDEGGQDA, encoded by the coding sequence ATGACGGGCGGCGAAGGGAAAACCCCGGAACGGGTCTGTCTCGGCGTCATCGTCGGGGCCAGGGGCCTGAAGGGCGACCTCAAGGTCAAGAGTTTCGCCCAGGTCCCGGAAGACCTCACCGCCTATGGTCCGCTGGAAGACGAAACCGGCAGCCGCCGGATCGACCTTCGGATCACCGGCCAGACCAAGGACGTTCTGATCGCCCGCGCCGAGGGTGTCGGCGACCGCACGGCGGCGGACAAGCTGAAGGGCCTGCGCCTTTTCGTGGGCCGCGACCGGCTGCCGCCCCCCAATGAGGACGAATATTATTATTCGGACCTGATCGGGTTGGCGGTCGAGGTACCCCAGGGCAATCTGGGCACGGTGCGTCAGGTGTTCGATTTCGGCGCCGGCGACGTGCTGGAGATCGCAGGCGGGGATTTCGGAACGGTCATGGTGCCCTTCACCCGGGCCATCGTGCCGGTGGTGGACCTCGACGGCGGCCGGCTGGTGGTCGATCCGCCGGACGGGCTGCTGGACGACAACGGACCGGACGAAGGCGGGCAGGACGCGTAA
- the leuC gene encoding 3-isopropylmalate dehydratase large subunit produces MAQPKTLFEKIWDSHLVEVQEDGTCLLYIDRHLTHEVTSPQAFEGLRNAGRKVRRPDLTLAVADHNVPTKRGETIDNPESALQLEMLTKNCAEFGVPLFDMGDVRQGIVHVIGPEQGFTLPGTTIVCGDSHTATHGAFGALAFGIGTSEVEHVMATQTLLQSPLKNMRITVDGDLPFGCTAKDLILAIIGKIGTAGGTGHVIEYAGKAIRDLSMEGRMTVSNMTIEGGARAGLIAPDETTFEYLKGRPMTPKGANWEAAVAYWKTLPSDEGATYQKEVTMDASTIEPQVTWGTSPEDVVPISAVVPGPGDFTNPDKQESVKMALNYMGLEPGTRMEDIKIDYMFVGSCTNGRIEDIRAVAEVAKGRKVADHVTALIVPGSGLVKEQAEQEGLDKILLEAGFEWREPGCSMCLAMNEDRVPAGMRCASTSNRNFKGRQGAGARTHLVSPAMAAAAAVSGHLADVRKL; encoded by the coding sequence ATGGCACAACCGAAAACGCTGTTCGAGAAAATCTGGGACAGCCATCTGGTCGAAGTACAGGAAGACGGCACCTGCCTGCTGTACATCGACCGGCACCTGACCCACGAGGTCACCAGCCCCCAGGCTTTCGAAGGCCTGCGTAACGCCGGCCGCAAGGTCCGCCGCCCGGACCTGACGCTCGCCGTCGCCGATCACAACGTCCCGACCAAGCGGGGCGAAACCATCGACAATCCTGAATCGGCGCTGCAGCTGGAAATGCTGACCAAGAACTGCGCGGAATTCGGCGTGCCGTTGTTCGACATGGGTGACGTCCGCCAGGGCATCGTCCACGTGATCGGCCCGGAACAGGGCTTCACCCTGCCCGGCACGACCATCGTCTGCGGCGACAGCCACACGGCGACCCACGGGGCCTTCGGGGCGCTTGCCTTCGGCATCGGCACGTCCGAGGTCGAGCACGTGATGGCGACCCAGACCCTGTTGCAGTCTCCGTTGAAGAACATGCGCATCACGGTTGATGGCGACCTGCCCTTCGGCTGCACGGCCAAGGACCTGATCCTGGCGATCATCGGCAAGATCGGCACCGCCGGCGGCACCGGCCATGTCATCGAATACGCCGGCAAGGCGATCCGCGACCTGTCCATGGAAGGCCGCATGACCGTGTCCAACATGACCATCGAAGGCGGTGCCCGCGCCGGCCTGATCGCGCCGGACGAAACCACCTTCGAATATCTGAAGGGTCGCCCCATGACGCCCAAGGGCGCCAACTGGGAAGCCGCCGTCGCCTATTGGAAAACGCTGCCCTCGGACGAAGGCGCCACCTACCAGAAAGAAGTCACGATGGACGCGTCCACCATCGAACCGCAGGTCACCTGGGGCACCAGCCCGGAAGACGTGGTGCCGATTTCCGCCGTCGTTCCCGGACCCGGCGATTTCACCAATCCGGACAAGCAGGAATCGGTCAAGATGGCGCTCAACTACATGGGCCTGGAACCGGGTACCCGCATGGAAGACATCAAGATCGACTACATGTTCGTGGGGTCCTGCACCAACGGGCGGATCGAAGACATCCGCGCCGTCGCCGAGGTCGCCAAGGGCCGCAAGGTCGCCGACCATGTGACGGCCCTGATCGTTCCCGGATCGGGTTTGGTCAAGGAACAGGCCGAACAGGAAGGTTTGGACAAGATCCTGCTGGAAGCCGGTTTTGAATGGCGCGAGCCGGGATGCTCCATGTGCCTGGCCATGAACGAGGACAGGGTGCCTGCGGGTATGCGTTGCGCCTCCACGTCGAACCGCAACTTCAAGGGCCGCCAGGGTGCCGGTGCGCGCACCCATCTGGTCAGCCCGGCAATGGCGGCGGCAGCTGCCGTCAGCGGCCACCTGGCCGACGTGCGCAAGCTCTGA
- the leuB gene encoding 3-isopropylmalate dehydrogenase has translation MAANKKLLMLPGDGIGPEVMKQVQTIIDWMDKRRHVSFDVAEDVVGGAAIDKYGQPLGDNTLADAMGVDAVLRGAVGGPKWDNVARDLRPEMGLLTLRKEMDLYANLRPATVLPAMAKASSLKEDLVSGLDMLIVRELTGGVYFGKPRGIETLADGSRKAVDTQVYSEAEIERVCRLAFELAGKRSGKLHSVEKANVMETGVLWRAIATEVGKDFPDIELHHMYADNCAMQLVRQPKQFDVIVTDNLFGDILSDCAAMLTGSLGMLPSASLGAADSDGRRKALYEPVHGSAPDIAGQGIANPMAMIQSFAMCLKYSFDMGEDADLIEQACKNVLDAGLRTADIMEAGMTKISTTQMGENVAKELDKLAA, from the coding sequence ATGGCTGCCAACAAGAAACTGCTGATGCTGCCCGGCGACGGCATCGGCCCCGAAGTGATGAAACAAGTCCAGACCATCATCGATTGGATGGACAAGCGCCGCCACGTCTCGTTCGACGTGGCGGAGGACGTGGTCGGCGGCGCCGCCATCGATAAATACGGCCAGCCCCTTGGCGACAACACCCTGGCCGACGCCATGGGCGTGGACGCCGTTCTGCGGGGGGCCGTCGGCGGCCCCAAGTGGGACAACGTGGCGCGTGACCTGCGCCCGGAAATGGGCCTGTTGACCTTGCGCAAGGAAATGGACCTTTACGCCAACCTGCGCCCGGCGACGGTCCTGCCGGCCATGGCCAAAGCGTCGAGCCTGAAGGAAGATCTAGTGTCCGGCCTGGACATGCTGATCGTCCGCGAACTGACGGGCGGCGTCTATTTCGGCAAGCCGCGCGGCATCGAGACGCTGGCCGACGGCAGCCGCAAGGCCGTCGATACCCAGGTCTATTCGGAAGCCGAGATCGAGCGCGTCTGCCGCCTGGCCTTCGAACTGGCGGGCAAGCGGTCGGGCAAGCTGCATTCCGTGGAAAAAGCCAACGTGATGGAGACAGGCGTGCTGTGGCGCGCCATCGCCACCGAAGTCGGCAAGGATTTCCCCGACATCGAACTGCATCACATGTATGCCGACAACTGCGCCATGCAGTTGGTGCGTCAGCCCAAACAATTCGACGTGATTGTCACCGACAACCTGTTCGGCGACATCCTGTCCGATTGCGCGGCCATGCTCACGGGCTCGCTCGGCATGCTGCCTTCGGCCTCGTTGGGTGCGGCCGACAGCGACGGGCGGCGCAAAGCGCTGTACGAGCCGGTGCACGGCTCCGCCCCCGATATCGCCGGCCAAGGCATCGCCAATCCCATGGCCATGATCCAGTCCTTCGCCATGTGCCTGAAGTATTCCTTCGACATGGGTGAGGATGCGGACCTGATCGAACAGGCCTGCAAGAACGTGCTGGACGCGGGCCTGCGCACCGCCGACATCATGGAAGCCGGGATGACCAAAATCTCGACCACCCAGATGGGCGAAAACGTGGCCAAGGAACTGGACAAGCTGGCGGCTTGA
- a CDS encoding diaminopimelate epimerase: MEQVPFIKMHGLGNDFVVLDARETPMPLTAGQAAAIADRRRGVGCDQLIVLERPRSDIADVFVRFHNSDGGESLACGNGTRCIAAMLMDEKSSDHLIVETGAGLLDAEKGKDGLVTVDMGTARLDWREIPLSEAVDTLHVDAGAGPLQDAVCVSMGNPHAVYFVDDADAVPIEVFGPVIEQHKMFPQFTNVEAASLRPDGSIRMRVWERGAGVTQACGTGACATLVAAVRRGLIAGRKADVIVDGGTLTVEWLPDDHVLLTGPVATSFTGTLDPRLLNGAATGG, translated from the coding sequence ATGGAACAGGTGCCCTTTATAAAGATGCACGGCCTGGGCAACGACTTCGTGGTGCTGGACGCCCGCGAGACGCCGATGCCCCTGACCGCCGGTCAGGCCGCAGCCATCGCCGATCGCCGACGCGGCGTCGGCTGTGACCAGCTGATCGTGCTGGAACGGCCGCGCTCGGACATCGCCGATGTCTTCGTGCGGTTCCACAATTCCGACGGCGGGGAATCGCTGGCTTGCGGCAATGGTACCCGCTGCATCGCGGCCATGCTGATGGATGAAAAATCCTCCGACCATCTGATCGTCGAAACGGGTGCGGGGCTGCTGGACGCGGAAAAGGGCAAGGACGGCCTTGTTACCGTGGACATGGGCACCGCACGCCTGGACTGGCGGGAAATCCCCCTGTCCGAAGCGGTCGACACCCTGCATGTCGATGCCGGTGCCGGGCCGCTTCAGGATGCGGTCTGCGTTTCCATGGGGAATCCCCATGCGGTCTATTTCGTCGATGATGCGGATGCCGTGCCGATCGAGGTGTTCGGCCCCGTCATCGAACAGCACAAGATGTTCCCCCAGTTCACCAATGTCGAAGCCGCCAGCCTGCGTCCTGACGGTTCCATCCGCATGCGGGTGTGGGAACGGGGGGCGGGCGTGACCCAGGCCTGCGGCACGGGCGCCTGCGCGACCTTGGTCGCCGCCGTGCGCCGCGGCCTGATCGCCGGCCGCAAGGCCGACGTGATCGTCGACGGCGGTACCCTGACCGTCGAATGGCTGCCTGACGACCACGTGCTGCTGACCGGGCCCGTGGCCACCAGTTTCACCGGCACCCTGGACCCCCGGCTGCTGAACGGCGCCGCGACCGGCGGGTGA
- a CDS encoding 4Fe-4S dicluster domain-containing protein encodes MDLITVTRRIAATGLALRGGFHPAGQDAVPGGTRTLILVGDQGGRLWPHFKANRRDEPDPLDAWTERVLAPAAADLGARVVYPFGGPPHHPFQQWAMRAEGLKPSPIGPLTHPEFGLWHSYRGALLFAGMIDLGSPPAAAHPCDGCVDRPCLSACPVNAFGETGFDLPACLGHLRAAEGEGCMTGGCLARRACPVGAGHAYGPEHQAFLAQSFLTAFGS; translated from the coding sequence ATGGACCTGATCACGGTAACACGCCGCATCGCGGCCACGGGCCTTGCCCTGCGGGGCGGGTTTCATCCGGCAGGGCAAGACGCCGTGCCGGGGGGAACCCGGACCCTGATCCTGGTCGGCGACCAGGGTGGCCGTTTGTGGCCCCATTTCAAGGCCAATCGCCGGGATGAGCCCGATCCTCTGGACGCCTGGACGGAACGGGTCCTGGCCCCGGCGGCGGCGGACCTTGGCGCCCGCGTGGTCTACCCCTTTGGCGGCCCGCCCCATCATCCGTTTCAGCAATGGGCCATGCGCGCGGAGGGGTTGAAGCCATCGCCGATCGGCCCGCTCACCCATCCTGAATTCGGGTTGTGGCACAGCTACCGGGGGGCGCTGCTGTTCGCCGGGATGATCGACCTGGGCTCGCCGCCGGCGGCCGCCCATCCCTGCGACGGCTGTGTCGACCGGCCCTGCTTGTCGGCCTGTCCCGTGAACGCCTTCGGAGAGACGGGCTTCGACCTTCCGGCCTGCCTGGGGCATCTGCGCGCGGCTGAAGGGGAGGGCTGCATGACCGGCGGTTGCCTGGCGCGGCGCGCCTGTCCGGTCGGCGCGGGCCATGCTTACGGTCCCGAACATCAGGCGTTCCTTGCCCAATCGTTCCTCACCGCCTTCGGGTCCTGA
- the rplS gene encoding 50S ribosomal protein L19 — protein MNMIEQLDQEQMARLTGDKEMPKFAPGDTIRVNVRVVEGERTRLQAFEGVCIARKNAGVNSAFTVRKLSYGEGVERVFPVYSPNVDSVEVVRRGDVRRAKLYYLRGLTGKAARIAEKTDGFSGKVSQEEKKAAREAKANRDEASNKKGGKKKSAEQEATTEE, from the coding sequence ATGAACATGATTGAACAACTGGATCAGGAACAGATGGCCCGCCTGACCGGCGACAAGGAGATGCCGAAGTTCGCCCCGGGCGATACGATCCGCGTCAACGTCCGCGTCGTCGAAGGCGAGCGGACCCGTCTGCAGGCTTTCGAAGGCGTGTGCATCGCGCGCAAGAACGCCGGCGTCAATTCGGCCTTCACCGTGCGCAAGCTGAGCTACGGCGAAGGTGTGGAACGTGTATTCCCGGTGTATTCCCCGAACGTCGACTCGGTTGAGGTCGTGCGCCGTGGTGACGTCCGCCGGGCCAAGCTGTACTATCTCCGGGGCCTGACCGGTAAGGCCGCGCGTATCGCGGAAAAGACCGACGGGTTCTCGGGCAAGGTGTCGCAGGAAGAAAAGAAGGCCGCGCGCGAAGCCAAGGCCAACCGCGACGAAGCGTCGAACAAAAAAGGCGGCAAGAAAAAGTCCGCCGAACAGGAAGCCACGACCGAGGAATAA
- the ffh gene encoding signal recognition particle protein, protein MFESLSERLSGIFDGLKRRGALKEADVEAALREIRVALLEADVALPVVKDFIDGVKEQAVGQNVLRSVTPGQMVVKIVHDALVEMLSPADAEGAGLAIHGNPPQAILMVGLQGSGKTTTSAKIAKRLVEREKKRVLMASLDVYRPAAQQQLQVLGEQTGVPVMTPVLGELPVAIANRAMETGRREGYDVVILDTAGRLALDQEMMTEVINVRMAAVPSEVLLVADAMTGQDAVNLAKEFNDRVGITGIVLTRVDGDGRGGAALSMRQVTGKPIKLMGTGEGVDAIDGFDANRVAGSILGMGDVVGLVEKAAQVVEQEDAEKLAKKMMKGQFTLEDMGEQFKQLRKMGSLDGILGMLPGAAKVKNAFDQHNVDDKMIARQEAIILSMTPKERRNPKEINGSRRKRIAAGSGTSVPEVNRLLKQHRQMADMMKKVGKKGGLKGLMGGMPPGMMPPGMPR, encoded by the coding sequence ATGTTCGAGTCTCTAAGCGAACGCCTGTCCGGCATTTTCGACGGCCTGAAACGACGCGGCGCCTTGAAGGAAGCCGACGTCGAGGCAGCGCTGCGCGAAATCCGCGTCGCCCTGCTGGAGGCCGACGTCGCCCTGCCCGTGGTCAAGGACTTCATCGACGGCGTCAAGGAACAGGCCGTCGGCCAGAACGTCCTGCGATCCGTCACACCGGGCCAGATGGTCGTCAAGATCGTCCACGATGCCCTGGTCGAGATGCTGAGCCCCGCCGACGCCGAAGGGGCGGGCCTGGCCATCCACGGCAACCCGCCGCAGGCGATCCTGATGGTCGGTCTGCAAGGGTCGGGTAAAACGACGACCAGCGCCAAGATCGCCAAGCGCCTGGTTGAGCGGGAGAAAAAACGCGTACTGATGGCATCACTCGACGTTTACCGCCCGGCCGCCCAGCAGCAGTTGCAGGTTCTGGGCGAGCAGACGGGCGTGCCCGTGATGACCCCGGTGCTGGGCGAACTGCCGGTCGCCATCGCCAACCGGGCCATGGAAACAGGGCGCCGCGAAGGTTATGACGTGGTCATCCTGGATACCGCCGGGCGCCTCGCGCTCGACCAGGAAATGATGACCGAGGTCATCAACGTGCGCATGGCCGCCGTACCGTCCGAGGTTCTGCTGGTCGCCGACGCCATGACCGGCCAGGACGCAGTCAATCTGGCCAAGGAATTCAACGACCGGGTCGGCATCACCGGCATCGTGCTGACCCGCGTCGACGGCGACGGCCGCGGCGGCGCGGCGCTGTCCATGCGCCAGGTCACGGGCAAGCCGATCAAGCTGATGGGGACCGGCGAAGGCGTCGACGCCATCGACGGCTTCGACGCCAACCGGGTCGCCGGCTCGATCCTGGGCATGGGCGACGTGGTCGGCCTGGTCGAAAAGGCCGCCCAGGTCGTCGAGCAGGAAGACGCCGAGAAGCTCGCCAAGAAGATGATGAAGGGCCAGTTCACCCTTGAAGACATGGGTGAGCAGTTCAAGCAGTTGCGCAAGATGGGCTCCCTCGACGGCATCCTGGGCATGCTGCCCGGCGCGGCCAAGGTCAAGAACGCCTTCGACCAGCATAACGTGGACGACAAGATGATCGCCCGCCAGGAAGCCATCATCCTGTCCATGACGCCGAAGGAGCGGCGCAATCCAAAGGAAATCAACGGCTCGCGCCGCAAGCGCATCGCCGCCGGTTCCGGCACCTCTGTGCCCGAGGTCAACCGGCTTCTGAAACAACATCGCCAGATGGCCGACATGATGAAGAAAGTCGGCAAGAAGGGCGGCCTCAAGGGTCTCATGGGCGGCATGCCGCCCGGCATGATGCCCCCCGGCATGCCCCGGTAA
- the leuD gene encoding 3-isopropylmalate dehydratase small subunit translates to MEKFTKLTGVAAPMDMINIDTDMVIPKQFLKTVKRDGLGKNLFHDMRYDADGNENPDFVLNKPAYRNAEIIVAGDNFGCGSSREHAPWALKDCGIKCVISTSFADIFYNNSFKNGMLLIKVSKEELDKLMDDADRGANATLTIDLENQTISGPDGGEISFDIDPFKKHCLINGLDDIGLTEQKVKKIDSFEERRDAAQPWIPGAATVS, encoded by the coding sequence ATGGAAAAATTCACCAAGCTGACGGGTGTCGCGGCACCCATGGACATGATCAACATCGACACCGACATGGTCATCCCCAAGCAGTTCCTGAAGACCGTCAAGCGCGACGGCCTGGGCAAGAATCTGTTCCACGATATGCGCTATGACGCCGACGGTAACGAAAACCCGGATTTCGTGCTCAACAAGCCGGCCTACCGGAACGCGGAAATCATCGTCGCCGGCGACAACTTCGGCTGCGGCTCGTCGCGTGAGCATGCCCCCTGGGCGCTCAAGGATTGCGGCATCAAATGCGTGATCTCCACCTCCTTCGCCGACATCTTCTATAACAACAGCTTCAAGAACGGCATGCTGCTGATCAAGGTGTCCAAGGAAGAGTTGGACAAACTGATGGACGACGCCGACCGGGGCGCCAACGCGACCCTGACCATCGACCTGGAAAACCAGACCATTTCCGGGCCCGACGGCGGGGAAATCTCGTTCGACATCGACCCCTTCAAGAAGCATTGCCTGATCAACGGCCTGGACGACATCGGCCTGACCGAGCAGAAAGTGAAGAAGATCGACAGCTTCGAAGAACGCCGCGACGCCGCGCAGCCCTGGATTCCGGGTGCCGCAACCGTCAGCTGA
- the rpsP gene encoding 30S ribosomal protein S16, producing MSVKIRLARGGAKKRPYYQIVIADSRRARDGKFIERVGSYNPMLPKDSPDRVKLNEERIKHWLGVGAQPTDRVHRFLGQAGLTDARPTPENQTKRAAPKAKTVERMKEREDKLKAAAEAAAEAAAAPAEAEAPAEEAAVEAPAEEAPAAQEEETKE from the coding sequence ATGTCAGTAAAAATCAGGCTCGCCCGGGGCGGCGCCAAGAAGCGCCCCTACTACCAGATCGTCATCGCCGACAGCCGCCGCGCGCGCGACGGCAAGTTCATCGAGCGCGTGGGCTCCTACAACCCCATGCTGCCCAAGGACAGCCCCGACCGGGTGAAGCTGAATGAAGAGCGCATCAAGCATTGGCTCGGCGTCGGCGCCCAGCCGACCGACCGCGTGCACCGTTTCCTGGGCCAGGCCGGCCTGACCGACGCGCGTCCGACCCCGGAAAACCAGACCAAGCGCGCGGCCCCCAAGGCCAAGACGGTCGAGCGCATGAAGGAACGCGAAGACAAGTTAAAGGCAGCCGCAGAAGCCGCGGCCGAAGCCGCAGCGGCCCCGGCCGAAGCGGAAGCTCCGGCAGAAGAAGCCGCGGTCGAGGCGCCGGCTGAAGAAGCCCCGGCGGCACAGGAAGAGGAGACGAAGGAGTAG
- a CDS encoding helix-turn-helix transcriptional regulator, which yields MATDGKDDGKLASHIGARLQALRERGGVSRATTARALGLSVQAYTNREIGLTEVKAGEILILSRLFGCDPADLFDGADEIWSGPDIGAGAAKAFAGEAEDFLRQLARIRDPSLRRSVTEAIRALARAADKTA from the coding sequence ATGGCGACGGACGGTAAGGACGACGGGAAACTGGCCTCACATATCGGCGCGCGGTTGCAGGCGCTTCGCGAACGCGGCGGTGTTTCCCGCGCCACCACCGCCCGTGCGCTCGGCCTTTCCGTGCAGGCCTATACCAACCGGGAAATCGGTTTGACCGAGGTCAAGGCGGGCGAAATCCTGATTTTGTCGCGATTGTTCGGCTGCGATCCCGCCGATCTGTTCGACGGCGCGGACGAGATCTGGTCAGGGCCGGACATCGGCGCGGGGGCGGCGAAGGCCTTCGCGGGCGAAGCCGAGGACTTCTTACGGCAGCTTGCGCGCATCCGCGACCCAAGCTTGCGCCGCAGCGTCACCGAGGCGATCCGCGCCCTGGCGCGGGCGGCGGATAAGACCGCCTGA